From Roseburia hominis, the proteins below share one genomic window:
- a CDS encoding helix-turn-helix transcriptional regulator, with protein sequence MEKRLSNIIYRLRLEAGLSQQQVCQGLCSVAQFARIEQNMVPLEHFMLDRLLERLGKSAERLEYILPVEVYKIYELRCLIQQSICHNRLTKAEELLKEYERRKVAKKPLHLQFIEQERAQIAWMSGEHTETVLEHIQTAIRQSMPVEGAVRSKIALSADEMKLLLFRWEVSLGSRWERSGEEIGEMLSYIIQKGMVETEEVKVLPYLALLLGKRCDWKKEAEILEMFTRRSLSLLRSTGKLLYMPEILEQYADLLERRGRREELAEDLRRERKSLLEVEKEYGISFEKFRLFQHINRRFEIDYELIRRTRIAKGIPQEVLCEDICAQETLSRIESGRRKPRDKYVYELMKKMGRKASRINTIIMTEDYEVLELKRKYFLYLHRSEEEKAAEVLEKIEQKLDTSVPENEQFILGEQIKIQYGRKKISGREGLAALDKVLKMTVDWELCDEGKMYFTAEEHDILNEMGAILENQDRKKATKIFEMQIKSMENSRVKEIFHILEWESAMGNLGTNLEEQGQIEEAILISKNRIEVAMDAGKGNGIGRALITMASAMDQKNDAGCTVYYFLGLDLLKLYKMEKRYQLVREYLTSDEFNSRFC encoded by the coding sequence GGAGCATTTTATGCTGGATCGTCTTTTGGAAAGGCTGGGGAAGTCGGCGGAAAGATTGGAGTATATTTTGCCTGTTGAGGTTTACAAGATATATGAGTTAAGATGTTTGATTCAGCAAAGTATCTGCCATAACAGACTGACCAAGGCAGAAGAATTGTTAAAGGAATATGAGAGAAGAAAGGTTGCCAAAAAGCCGTTGCACCTACAATTTATTGAGCAGGAACGCGCACAGATTGCCTGGATGTCGGGAGAACATACAGAGACTGTTCTGGAACATATTCAGACAGCTATCAGGCAGAGTATGCCAGTGGAGGGGGCGGTAAGGAGTAAAATCGCTTTGAGCGCCGATGAGATGAAGTTACTGTTATTTCGCTGGGAGGTATCTCTGGGGAGCAGGTGGGAAAGGTCGGGAGAAGAAATAGGTGAGATGCTTTCCTACATTATACAGAAAGGAATGGTGGAAACCGAGGAGGTAAAGGTTCTTCCCTACCTGGCTTTATTACTGGGGAAACGATGTGATTGGAAAAAAGAAGCAGAGATTTTGGAAATGTTCACTCGAAGGTCGCTGAGTCTTTTAAGAAGTACAGGAAAGCTTTTGTATATGCCGGAAATATTGGAACAATATGCCGATTTGTTGGAGCGCCGGGGTAGAAGGGAGGAGCTTGCAGAGGACCTGAGAAGGGAGAGGAAGAGCCTGTTGGAGGTGGAAAAAGAGTATGGCATCTCATTTGAAAAGTTCAGGCTCTTCCAACACATCAATCGAAGATTTGAGATTGATTATGAATTGATCAGACGAACCCGGATAGCCAAAGGAATACCACAGGAGGTCTTATGTGAGGATATTTGTGCTCAGGAGACGCTGTCCCGCATTGAGAGCGGGAGGCGAAAACCGAGGGATAAGTATGTCTATGAACTGATGAAAAAGATGGGGCGGAAGGCCAGCCGGATTAATACGATTATTATGACGGAAGATTATGAAGTGCTGGAGCTGAAAAGGAAGTATTTTCTGTATTTACATAGGTCGGAGGAGGAAAAGGCAGCAGAGGTTTTAGAGAAGATTGAGCAGAAGCTGGATACTTCGGTACCGGAGAATGAACAGTTTATTCTGGGTGAGCAGATTAAAATTCAGTATGGTAGGAAGAAAATAAGTGGAAGGGAAGGGCTGGCGGCGCTGGATAAAGTGCTAAAAATGACAGTAGACTGGGAGTTATGTGATGAGGGGAAGATGTATTTTACTGCGGAAGAACATGATATTTTAAATGAGATGGGTGCTATTCTTGAAAACCAGGACAGAAAGAAAGCGACTAAAATATTTGAAATGCAGATTAAATCTATGGAAAATAGCAGGGTTAAAGAAATATTTCACATATTGGAATGGGAGTCGGCAATGGGAAATCTGGGGACTAATTTGGAAGAGCAGGGGCAAATTGAAGAAGCTATTCTTATTTCGAAAAATAGAATTGAGGTGGCTATGGATGCAGGAAAAGGGAATGGAATTGGTCGTGCATTAATCACCATGGCCAGTGCAATGGACCAGAAGAATGACGCGGGGTGTACGGTATATTACTTCTTGGGCTTAGACTTGTTAAAGTTATATAAAATGGAGAAAAGGTATCAACTTGTCAGAGAATATTTGACAAGTGATGAATTTAATAGTCGTTTTTGTTAG
- a CDS encoding alpha/beta hydrolase yields MEPLKLEMEWDKTFPKSEKVDHKKVLFHNRYGITLAADMYTPKASSGKLAAIAVCGPFGAVKEQAAGLYAQTMAERGFLTIAFDPSYTGESGGQPRYMASPDINTEDFQAAVDFLSVQENVDPEKIGIIGICGWGGMALNTAALDTRIKATMTSTMYDMSRVNANGYFDSEDSADARYAKKAALNAQRIIDYKSDNYALGGGVVDPLPADAPFFVADYYDYYKTNRGYHKRSLNSNGGWNVTGCMSFLNQPILQYSNEIRSAVLIMHGEKAHSCYFSRDAYAAMVKDNPYTDNKELLIIPDAVHTDLYDGGGKNAIPFDKLEQFFAEYLK; encoded by the coding sequence ATGGAACCTCTAAAATTAGAAATGGAATGGGATAAGACTTTTCCCAAAAGCGAAAAAGTGGATCACAAAAAGGTACTGTTTCATAACCGCTATGGCATTACCCTTGCGGCAGATATGTACACTCCAAAGGCTTCTTCCGGCAAACTGGCGGCCATCGCCGTATGCGGTCCCTTCGGTGCAGTGAAGGAGCAGGCAGCCGGGTTGTATGCACAGACGATGGCAGAGCGGGGATTTCTGACGATTGCATTTGACCCTTCCTACACGGGCGAAAGCGGCGGCCAGCCCCGTTACATGGCTTCCCCCGACATCAACACCGAAGATTTCCAGGCGGCGGTGGATTTCCTCTCTGTGCAGGAAAATGTTGATCCTGAGAAAATAGGTATCATCGGCATCTGCGGCTGGGGCGGCATGGCGCTGAATACGGCGGCACTGGACACCCGCATCAAGGCTACGATGACCTCCACCATGTATGATATGTCCCGCGTCAATGCAAATGGATATTTTGATTCTGAGGATTCCGCCGATGCGAGATACGCAAAGAAAGCAGCCTTGAACGCGCAGAGAATCATTGATTATAAGAGTGACAATTATGCTCTGGGCGGTGGCGTTGTCGATCCGCTTCCTGCGGACGCACCGTTCTTTGTAGCGGATTACTATGATTATTATAAAACGAATCGTGGCTATCACAAGCGCTCCCTGAATTCCAACGGAGGCTGGAATGTAACCGGGTGCATGTCGTTTTTGAATCAGCCGATTCTTCAATATAGTAATGAAATCCGCAGCGCCGTTCTCATCATGCATGGAGAAAAGGCGCATTCCTGCTATTTCAGCCGTGATGCGTATGCAGCGATGGTGAAAGACAATCCTTATACGGACAATAAGGAACTGCTCATAATCCCGGACGCGGTCCATACAGATCTGTATGACGGAGGCGGGAAAAACGCCATTCCATTCGATAAACTGGAACAGTTTTTTGCAGAATATTTGAAATAG
- a CDS encoding ABC transporter ATP-binding protein, with amino-acid sequence MKKTVRNIVLKNRLWLSITVVSIIGISASEVAKAYTMQYILDVAGTGSMEKFSQAVLYTVMVVAFMFVVDVFCDYSKNKFLSGCMITLKAQWFDSIQSKQLCDYDIQESSTYLSNFTVDVDMIKEDYLNNLLTIIEYAFTGLASLVVILNVHYIFIVFVVITFWIPLLINHLWSGRMAAAKLEASSANGRFTAALKELLNGYEVGKLYGCSNHMTGRFRRMNVAREKAYFTSRVVDDMAGTSSGAASLGIWMGTLLLGAFMVMRRVMSVGSILKVNQLLNNVTNPLYAISNRLTRMKAANQVYQTITERIEKGTFCGEGLPRGVSCETAERPYEVLPGIEQEQLTKFRNHVEIRQLSLEKMGRKILKDMTITFERNQKYLLLGESGSGKSSLLKVLLNIYGNYDGEIMIDGKEFRKLDKDSWYRQMAFVSQDNFVFQDTVRNNILLYQEYTEEQLKKAVELSCLAEFLENHREGLDFVIEENGKNISGGERQRICLARALIRKPPVLILDEATSALNSEMALQVEKNILTLENTMVISVSHRIHRETYEEYDKVLQFDSGSVKQRDGGYIL; translated from the coding sequence ATGAAAAAAACGGTGCGAAATATTGTTTTAAAAAATAGATTGTGGCTGAGTATAACGGTTGTGTCCATAATAGGCATCTCAGCTTCGGAGGTGGCGAAAGCTTATACCATGCAATATATTTTGGATGTTGCCGGAACCGGTTCGATGGAAAAATTTAGCCAGGCAGTATTGTATACTGTTATGGTTGTTGCTTTTATGTTTGTGGTTGATGTTTTTTGTGATTATAGTAAGAATAAGTTCTTGTCAGGATGCATGATAACCCTAAAGGCACAGTGGTTTGATAGTATTCAGAGCAAGCAATTATGTGATTATGATATTCAGGAATCATCAACATATCTTTCGAATTTTACAGTGGATGTGGATATGATCAAAGAGGACTATCTGAATAATCTTTTGACCATCATTGAGTATGCCTTTACTGGCCTTGCGTCCCTGGTAGTTATACTGAATGTTCACTACATTTTTATTGTATTTGTTGTGATAACTTTTTGGATTCCGCTTCTGATCAATCATCTTTGGTCCGGCAGGATGGCAGCGGCAAAGCTGGAGGCTTCTTCGGCAAATGGAAGATTTACTGCTGCTTTGAAGGAATTATTAAACGGCTATGAAGTAGGAAAGTTATATGGCTGTTCCAATCATATGACTGGGCGGTTTCGCAGGATGAATGTGGCGCGTGAAAAGGCGTATTTTACTTCGCGTGTAGTTGACGATATGGCTGGTACCAGTAGCGGCGCCGCATCACTCGGTATATGGATGGGTACATTATTGTTAGGTGCGTTCATGGTAATGCGCCGGGTCATGAGCGTGGGAAGCATTCTTAAAGTCAATCAATTGCTAAACAACGTGACAAATCCGCTATATGCCATTTCGAACAGATTAACCAGGATGAAAGCGGCCAATCAGGTATATCAAACGATTACCGAGAGAATAGAGAAGGGCACATTTTGCGGGGAGGGTTTACCCAGGGGCGTCTCTTGTGAAACGGCCGAACGGCCATACGAGGTGCTTCCGGGTATAGAACAGGAACAGTTGACCAAGTTCAGGAATCATGTAGAAATCAGGCAATTAAGCCTGGAAAAGATGGGACGGAAAATACTGAAGGACATGACGATCACTTTTGAGAGGAATCAAAAATATCTGCTCTTAGGTGAAAGCGGAAGTGGAAAATCGTCTCTGCTTAAGGTCCTATTAAATATATATGGGAACTACGATGGCGAAATTATGATAGATGGAAAGGAATTCCGCAAACTGGATAAGGATAGTTGGTATCGCCAGATGGCGTTTGTAAGCCAGGACAATTTTGTGTTCCAGGATACCGTGCGGAATAATATTTTGCTGTATCAGGAATATACTGAAGAACAGCTTAAGAAGGCTGTGGAGCTTAGCTGCCTGGCAGAGTTTTTAGAAAATCATAGAGAAGGATTGGATTTTGTAATTGAAGAAAACGGGAAAAATATATCCGGCGGGGAACGTCAAAGGATATGTCTTGCGCGCGCTCTGATTAGAAAGCCTCCTGTTCTGATTTTGGATGAAGCAACTTCCGCGTTAAATTCTGAGATGGCGCTTCAGGTGGAAAAAAATATTTTGACATTGGAAAACACGATGGTTATTTCGGTATCTCATAGAATTCATCGGGAGACCTATGAGGAATATGATAAGGTATTGCAATTTGATAGTGGCTCGGTAAAACAAAGAGACGGTGGATACATACTATAA
- a CDS encoding ABC transporter ATP-binding protein: MDYFKYIFGKIVCKNGGLCALTLVMILGFSTMQLYLPVLIQQYIDRLTGEPAAGGLFKLAGIYLAVSMGIYVTGILKDWGAAKIAWKGTDFLRLEIVEKILTYDQGFFQKNAPGQVVESLENDLNEIESFTVDTLIPLFVNLLYMVGILVVFWNTNRGVALLFGVFILVALCTIGAQQRKDSDIILRERKSHSDLIGFEGEMITNKKETELAAKENRLLARLEEKILRRIPLKVELQNYYYRVWIVTLSLLAGANVLSLLVGGMLYGKGVISLGVVYLLYSYGNMLKQPFEELQMHIQNFLAAKGSSEKLADLLFYQNDVSEGKRTLCKPFSELELRNISFWYGENQILNDVNMKIKRGEKIGIFGKSGAGKSTVSKLITKALEPQQGEILINGRDIREYSCESVTSVFAYVTAENLVFDADLRENLRLYNGKISDEFLLEMLEGQGLAEFLPFTGGRRGRELLELKIGRQMLSNGEAQLLNLCRLFFTCAPEKGMSGKYLRTGNELIIFDEASAVVDEEVELAFYQIFGKLTEHVTTVIITHHVERLTDCEAVYVMEKGRVIESGRICDLKEAPDSLFRTYTERSWGTCGKE, from the coding sequence ATGGATTATTTTAAGTACATATTTGGGAAAATTGTGTGCAAAAATGGGGGACTTTGCGCCCTGACACTTGTGATGATTCTTGGTTTTTCAACTATGCAGCTTTATTTGCCGGTGCTAATTCAACAATATATTGACCGGCTGACAGGAGAGCCTGCGGCGGGTGGACTGTTCAAATTGGCGGGCATTTACCTGGCGGTATCCATGGGGATTTATGTCACCGGGATTTTGAAAGACTGGGGAGCTGCAAAAATAGCATGGAAGGGAACGGATTTCCTGCGACTGGAAATTGTGGAGAAGATTCTGACTTACGATCAGGGGTTTTTCCAAAAAAACGCTCCGGGCCAGGTTGTGGAATCGTTGGAGAACGATCTGAATGAGATTGAATCTTTTACTGTGGATACATTGATTCCGCTGTTCGTAAATTTGCTGTATATGGTTGGAATTTTAGTTGTTTTTTGGAATACGAATAGAGGAGTCGCGCTACTATTTGGCGTATTTATTTTGGTGGCCTTGTGTACGATTGGTGCGCAGCAGAGAAAGGATTCTGATATTATTTTGCGGGAACGGAAGTCTCACTCGGACCTGATCGGATTTGAGGGAGAAATGATTACCAATAAGAAAGAAACGGAGCTGGCGGCCAAGGAAAACAGGCTTCTTGCCCGTTTGGAGGAAAAAATTCTGAGGAGAATCCCGCTAAAGGTGGAGCTGCAGAATTACTATTACAGGGTATGGATCGTTACCTTATCATTGCTGGCGGGAGCGAATGTATTATCGCTGCTTGTCGGAGGAATGCTGTACGGGAAAGGCGTGATTTCTCTGGGGGTTGTTTATCTGCTGTATTCCTATGGAAACATGTTGAAACAGCCCTTTGAGGAACTTCAGATGCATATTCAGAATTTCCTGGCGGCGAAAGGGAGCAGTGAAAAACTTGCAGATTTGTTGTTTTACCAAAATGATGTGAGCGAGGGGAAGCGGACGCTTTGCAAACCATTTTCTGAACTGGAGCTGCGAAATATTTCCTTCTGGTACGGAGAGAATCAGATTCTAAATGATGTCAATATGAAGATCAAGAGAGGGGAAAAGATTGGGATTTTCGGAAAATCCGGAGCAGGAAAATCTACGGTGAGCAAGCTGATCACCAAGGCGCTGGAGCCGCAGCAAGGGGAAATTCTGATCAACGGGAGAGACATTCGGGAATACAGCTGCGAATCAGTCACAAGTGTATTTGCCTATGTGACGGCGGAGAATCTGGTGTTTGACGCTGATTTGCGAGAGAATCTCAGGCTGTATAACGGGAAAATATCTGACGAGTTTCTGTTGGAAATGTTGGAGGGGCAGGGACTTGCCGAGTTTTTGCCATTTACCGGAGGCAGGCGGGGACGTGAACTTCTGGAACTGAAAATAGGCAGACAGATGCTGTCGAACGGGGAGGCGCAGCTGTTAAACCTATGTCGTTTGTTTTTTACCTGCGCCCCCGAGAAGGGCATGTCTGGGAAATACTTAAGGACAGGGAATGAACTGATTATTTTTGACGAGGCATCGGCCGTGGTTGACGAAGAGGTGGAACTGGCATTTTACCAGATTTTTGGAAAACTGACGGAGCATGTCACGACGGTGATCATCACACATCATGTGGAGCGGCTTACAGACTGTGAGGCTGTCTATGTGATGGAAAAAGGAAGGGTGATCGAATCCGGAAGGATCTGCGATCTGAAGGAAGCGCCGGATTCTTTATTTCGAACTTATACGGAAAGGAGCTGGGGGACATGCGGGAAGGAATAA
- a CDS encoding radical SAM protein codes for MYISENNIYISDENNILFDLNGYRIFVITDGIRGYFEDGKADLLSDDEKGIVEQILAEDKIEAGKEEGFESIKIHVSNTCNLQCKYCYANGGNYRAKDSLMDLNTAKKVVEFINTSDRLNNLKYISFFGGEPLMNPQIIEYICEHTQEKNVDYLLQTNGTLLDDYIIQILKKYNIVLTISLDGPEHMNDFNRIDMAGKGTYNRIVDNIQRLKSAGIVPKAIEATISSEFIDKYSKLQIADYIYETTGVRLIKVEYDMNAPQKKDINKESAEEVHDFYAQCLAGKYIMDNAAYKILQIFFARQYNDYVCPAGSSLLTVNVNGELYPCQFFIEDSSWKKGDVFSGFVENRECAYRKTNREKCRGCSARSTCCMCVASDIKEEDRCKKNILIQGMTLEALADCIKMGEFDSLYQNFCSL; via the coding sequence ATGTACATTAGTGAGAATAATATTTACATCAGTGATGAAAATAATATCTTATTTGACTTAAATGGATATAGAATATTTGTCATTACGGATGGGATTCGCGGTTACTTTGAAGATGGAAAAGCTGATTTATTAAGTGATGATGAAAAAGGAATAGTAGAGCAGATATTGGCGGAAGACAAGATAGAAGCTGGTAAAGAAGAGGGTTTCGAGTCTATTAAAATACATGTGAGTAACACATGTAATCTTCAATGTAAATACTGTTATGCTAATGGGGGAAATTATAGAGCAAAGGATTCACTAATGGATCTAAATACTGCTAAAAAGGTGGTAGAGTTTATTAATACATCGGATCGGCTGAATAATTTGAAATACATCTCTTTTTTTGGTGGAGAACCTCTGATGAATCCTCAGATTATTGAATATATCTGCGAACATACACAGGAAAAAAATGTCGATTATTTATTGCAGACGAATGGTACGCTGCTGGATGATTATATTATTCAAATTTTAAAAAAGTATAATATTGTACTAACTATCAGTTTGGATGGCCCGGAGCACATGAATGATTTCAATCGAATCGATATGGCGGGAAAGGGTACATATAATAGAATTGTGGATAATATTCAGAGATTGAAGTCTGCTGGCATTGTACCGAAGGCGATAGAGGCGACAATAAGCAGTGAATTTATAGATAAATATAGTAAACTGCAAATAGCAGATTATATATATGAGACTACCGGCGTAAGGCTTATCAAAGTGGAATACGATATGAATGCGCCGCAAAAAAAGGATATTAATAAAGAAAGTGCGGAAGAAGTTCATGATTTTTATGCACAGTGTCTTGCAGGCAAATACATTATGGACAATGCGGCTTATAAAATTTTGCAAATATTTTTTGCCAGGCAATATAATGATTATGTTTGTCCGGCAGGAAGTAGCCTGTTGACTGTTAATGTAAATGGGGAATTGTATCCGTGTCAGTTTTTTATAGAAGATTCGAGTTGGAAAAAGGGAGATGTATTTTCCGGCTTTGTGGAAAACAGGGAATGTGCTTATCGTAAAACGAACAGAGAAAAGTGTAGGGGTTGTTCGGCAAGGAGTACCTGCTGTATGTGTGTTGCTTCAGACATTAAGGAAGAAGACAGATGTAAGAAAAATATTCTCATACAGGGCATGACTCTTGAGGCGTTGGCTGACTGTATCAAAATGGGGGAATTTGACAGTTTATATCAGAACTTTTGCTCATTATGA
- a CDS encoding LysR family transcriptional regulator produces the protein MEIRVLRYFLEVAREGSMTRASVRLHISQPTLSKQLKDLEEELGQKLFVRTNYSVRLTEAGMLLRKRAEDILDMVDKTAEEFQTLDEEISGDIHIGCAESAGMKYLARCLHTLCKEYPRIRYHLHSGSTEDIAGRLDSGLFDFAFLVEPPSLSKYNYLEVPGVDTWGVVMRKDSPLAAKEAICVDDLMGLNLICSSQSMKLDIPRWCGEKADLLNLSGTVNLAYNGSVFVKEGAGYMLSFDKLVNTGSESELCFRPLFPSLETRLKKNSRGYPFF, from the coding sequence ATGGAAATCCGTGTATTACGTTATTTTTTGGAAGTGGCCAGAGAGGGAAGTATGACCAGGGCGTCAGTCAGGCTGCATATTTCGCAGCCGACACTCTCCAAACAGTTGAAAGATCTGGAAGAAGAGCTGGGGCAAAAGCTGTTTGTTCGCACGAATTACAGTGTCCGACTGACGGAAGCGGGAATGCTGCTTCGTAAACGGGCGGAGGATATTCTGGACATGGTGGATAAAACCGCAGAAGAGTTCCAGACACTCGATGAAGAGATTAGCGGAGATATTCATATCGGCTGTGCGGAGTCTGCCGGTATGAAATATCTGGCCCGATGCCTGCACACTCTTTGTAAAGAATATCCCCGCATTCGCTATCATTTGCACAGTGGGAGTACAGAGGACATTGCCGGACGGCTTGACAGCGGTCTTTTTGATTTTGCCTTTCTGGTAGAACCTCCCAGTCTTTCCAAATACAACTATTTGGAGGTCCCCGGCGTAGACACATGGGGAGTCGTTATGCGAAAAGACAGCCCTCTTGCCGCGAAGGAAGCTATTTGCGTGGACGACCTGATGGGGCTTAATCTTATTTGTTCTTCGCAGTCTATGAAGTTAGATATTCCCAGATGGTGTGGAGAAAAAGCTGATTTGCTCAACCTGTCAGGTACTGTTAATCTGGCCTATAATGGCTCCGTTTTTGTGAAAGAAGGAGCCGGATATATGCTTTCTTTTGACAAGCTGGTGAATACTGGCTCAGAGAGCGAATTGTGTTTTCGCCCGCTGTTTCCCTCGCTGGAGACAAGGTTGAAAAAGAATAGTAGAGGATATCCATTTTTTTAG
- a CDS encoding IS110 family transposase has protein sequence MALKIVYQICCGIDVHKTFVVACIASTNKQGVTTYKRHRFSTFTQGLKELLQWLLDNHCKDVCMESTGKYWIPVYNVLEKSCTIVLAHPKYVKAIRGKKTDKKDAKWIADLFKHDLVAGSFIPSVDIRQLRDLMRYRFKLTCFMSSEKNRFQNCLTVSNIQLASVVSDTFGKSSQRILDKILENPEDTSFDIGPLIHGSMKKKLPELELAIDGFITPEQAGKLKIIKKHFEDLESRKAELEELILALASPYQQELDLILTAPSFKNKFTAIGIISEIGVNMEAFPSAKHLCSWAGLTPTNNESAGKKKSVRVSKAGCYIKPLLVQCANSVVKSEKHPEIRNRYLRLRKRRGHKKAIIAIARMLLTALYNMLKNKEPYNAQLYRKSDVLPVNREITIEQAILMAQFHGYKIKSVAE, from the coding sequence ATGGCTTTAAAAATTGTGTATCAAATTTGTTGTGGTATCGATGTTCACAAGACTTTTGTTGTTGCCTGTATCGCTTCCACTAACAAACAAGGTGTTACCACCTACAAGCGCCATCGTTTCTCAACCTTCACACAAGGGTTGAAGGAATTGTTACAGTGGCTGCTTGACAATCATTGTAAGGATGTCTGCATGGAATCTACTGGCAAATACTGGATTCCAGTTTACAATGTGCTCGAAAAAAGCTGTACAATTGTACTTGCTCATCCCAAATATGTTAAGGCTATCCGTGGTAAAAAAACTGACAAGAAAGACGCAAAATGGATTGCTGACCTCTTCAAGCATGATCTTGTTGCCGGTAGCTTCATTCCCTCTGTTGATATCAGACAACTTCGTGACCTGATGCGCTATCGTTTCAAACTGACCTGCTTTATGTCCAGTGAGAAGAACCGTTTTCAAAACTGTCTCACGGTCTCCAACATTCAGTTGGCTTCCGTTGTCTCGGACACTTTTGGTAAAAGTTCACAACGAATTCTGGATAAGATTCTTGAAAATCCTGAAGATACTTCTTTTGATATTGGACCTTTAATTCATGGCTCCATGAAGAAAAAGCTTCCTGAACTGGAGCTCGCCATTGATGGTTTTATCACACCGGAACAGGCTGGTAAATTAAAGATCATCAAAAAGCATTTTGAAGATTTGGAATCCCGGAAAGCAGAGCTAGAAGAACTGATTCTTGCGCTCGCCAGTCCCTATCAGCAAGAACTCGACCTAATCCTAACCGCTCCATCATTCAAAAATAAATTTACCGCTATCGGAATCATTTCTGAAATCGGCGTGAATATGGAGGCTTTTCCTTCGGCGAAACACTTATGCTCATGGGCTGGACTTACGCCGACCAACAATGAAAGTGCAGGGAAGAAAAAATCTGTCCGGGTTTCCAAAGCCGGATGCTATATCAAACCACTTTTGGTTCAATGTGCCAACTCTGTGGTTAAAAGTGAAAAGCACCCTGAAATCCGCAACCGCTATCTTCGTTTAAGAAAGCGCCGCGGCCACAAGAAAGCAATCATTGCAATAGCAAGAATGCTTCTAACAGCATTATACAACATGCTGAAAAATAAGGAACCCTATAATGCACAACTTTACCGAAAAAGTGATGTTCTTCCTGTCAATCGTGAAATTACAATTGAACAGGCAATTTTAATGGCTCAGTTTCATGGTTATAAAATCAAGTCAGTTGCTGAATAA